One region of Pseudomonas glycinae genomic DNA includes:
- the yfcF gene encoding glutathione transferase, with protein sequence MNDSSLRLYVDAQFTSPYAMSCFVALREKGIEFEMSTLDLDKLENQASDYARLSLTQRVPTLVQGDFALSESSAITEYLEDVFPQTPVYPRHPQKRAAARQVQAWLRSDLLPIRQERSTLVVFYGQKYGPLSASGEAAKHKLIEVAQWLLTENPDYLFGEWSIADVDLALMLNRLILNGDTVPAQLEDYAQRQWQRPTVQEWIKLQRPRL encoded by the coding sequence ATGAATGACTCAAGCCTGCGCCTTTACGTCGATGCTCAATTCACCAGTCCCTACGCAATGTCGTGCTTTGTGGCCCTTCGAGAAAAGGGAATCGAGTTCGAAATGAGCACCCTGGACTTGGACAAACTGGAAAACCAGGCCAGCGATTACGCCCGTCTTTCGCTGACTCAGAGAGTGCCCACCCTCGTGCAGGGCGACTTTGCGTTGTCGGAATCTTCGGCGATCACCGAATACCTGGAAGATGTGTTCCCCCAAACACCTGTTTACCCACGGCACCCACAGAAGCGCGCGGCAGCGAGGCAAGTTCAAGCGTGGCTACGCAGTGATCTGCTCCCGATCCGACAGGAGCGCTCTACCCTTGTCGTGTTCTATGGTCAGAAATACGGACCGTTGTCAGCGTCGGGCGAGGCTGCCAAACACAAGTTGATTGAGGTCGCACAATGGCTGCTCACCGAAAATCCGGACTACCTTTTTGGTGAATGGTCGATCGCCGACGTTGATCTCGCGTTGATGCTGAACCGATTGATACTCAACGGGGACACCGTGCCGGCTCAACTGGAGGATTACGCTCAACGCCAGTGGCAGCGTCCGACAGTACAAGAGTGGATCAAGCTGCAACGACCTCGACTGTAA